CGCTCAGGCGCCGATCCACGGCAGGCCGCGGAAGCACCAGCCGCTCACCTGCTTGCGATGCCCGGCGCTGTCCTTGTCTCCTTCGAAGCCTTCGAGAATATCGAACGACTGCGTGTAGCCGGCCTCGTAAGCGACCTTGGCGGCGGCTTTCGAGCGCGCGGCACTCCGGCAAAGGAACAGCAATGGCGTGTTCTTGTCCCTCGCCTGCGAGGCAAGTTGCTCGAGGAAATGTTCATTGGGCACGCCGCCGGGGTAGCGCACCCATTCCACGTTCGCGTACTGACCGTCTGGCACCTGCGGGCGACCGACCCAGTCGAGTTCCGCGCGCGTGCGCACGTCGATCAGGCGCACGCTGGTGTCGGCATTGAGCAGGGCGAGCGCCTCGTCCGGCGTCACGGCGCCCGCATAGGTGAGCTGCGCGCTGGCGCGGCGTTGGGCGGCT
The Pandoraea pulmonicola DNA segment above includes these coding regions:
- a CDS encoding rhodanese-like domain-containing protein, which gives rise to MTSAKAILEQAAQRRASAQLTYAGAVTPDEALALLNADTSVRLIDVRTRAELDWVGRPQVPDGQYANVEWVRYPGGVPNEHFLEQLASQARDKNTPLLFLCRSAARSKAAAKVAYEAGYTQSFDILEGFEGDKDSAGHRKQVSGWCFRGLPWIGA